In one Liolophura sinensis isolate JHLJ2023 chromosome 11, CUHK_Ljap_v2, whole genome shotgun sequence genomic region, the following are encoded:
- the LOC135477681 gene encoding carnosine synthase 1-like isoform X1 produces the protein MLLLRVVFPSMFQHRPLRTSPLQGLIRQYPRIQPTMTDSLKRKKHWSPVLPSPVIREHLAIQERALSYTSATGSYCSWSTEVNLGPPASSTKNIPAEDRHIRQYYEALQYTLYETGYPETVDRTANPRTEYTSRDPAIVILSSPVECMCFLLEGGRQCPGDMILVMSTTWLSKAPSDDRCGHSDSHTLYVHKGITSDRAGNTFIDCFDPPRRVTYFMDFFTNACTSRQRCDGEEVERHLECPMSSSVQLSAIVDDKLLTRILAGQAGVPYPKTLAFPYKSSLTYDTALSGITVFPLSTTAGVVNIISAAITKFLKSEEIEVYAKMVVKPSGPMWFGSQNVSVHSKGNHESIIGAAVEILPFLSEGDAILVETFCEPVQRVRPMKISSVKNKATRPPSQLSFRLRANVCRNPDDEAVMTSITCGVGNACQPINGDNTVVQSLEETLKTWGISDSRERQSVYDDIKHKSEATLNAIMKFEENLPSCMKGTVGAQTDLIGIDYVLTRDSGMLSAVLVEVNSHDCTINNQIFEFVNPASSGEAVRLLVRTMLTRSLRYIMRGKIVLVIGAGGVSKHFVWEAANEYGIQVYLIDTDVNHFAARLVKEFIRMDISDHTHDGKHASAIVDLIQGRQLTIDGCVTFWEDCVPLTAMICEKLSLTGAGVQGAINAKTKSLTQKVLSGRNADIPHWPRTHLYASKTSRIESHMDIENAVNIIGFPAVMKLEYGSSAVAVELVENVDQCHDHLDKVQRDLQTESDLPGIGLGHGNAMLLMEYVDGTEHDVDIIIYRRKLVAAFVSDNGPTNLPNFTETSAAMPTYLSPGKRNQLVVAAYQCCTEIGLENGTFNVEMKMTPAGPKLLEINGRMGGFYLRDWIKTCYKVDILLCSFAIACDVRPIGTTQDPTTHILGLMLTPGHHAQALTPEKLAFLRTLDTNGVIRFNQLEESPEPEDYDVPFCNIAVLASDRDHAKTRLIDIGKLIGIDSQTVPMSYWFEDFCSDS, from the exons ATGCTGTTACTCAGGGTTGTTTTTCCTTCCATGTTTCAGCACCGTCCACTTCGGACATCTCCACTACAAGGCTTGATCAGACAGTATCCAAGGATCCAACCAACCATGACAGACTCgctaaagagaaaaaaacactggTCACCGGTTTTACCATCGCCCGTAATTAGAGAACATCTG GCGATCCAGGAGAGGGCACTAAGCTACACATCTGCCACTGGCTCATACTGCAGTTGGAGCACTGAAGTGAACCTGGGGCCTCCGGCATCGTCCACCAAAAACATCCCAGCCGAGGACAGGCATATCAGACAGTACTACGAAGCCCTACAGTACACTCTGTACGAGACTGGATACCCGGAGACCGTGGACAGGACGGCAAACCCCCGTACGGAATACACCTCGAGAGACCCCGCTATTGTCATTCTCTCTTCCCCAGTGGAATGTATGTGTTTTCTGCTGGAGGGCGGGCGTCAATGTCCCGGCGACATGATCCTAGTAATGTCCACGACTTGGCTCTCCAAGGCCCCATCTGACGATCGCTGTGGTCACAGCGACTCCCACACGCTCTACGTCCACAAAGGTATCACCAGTGACAGGGCAGGCAATACTTTCATCGACTGTTTCGACCCTCCAAGACGCGTCACTTATTTCATGGACTTTTTCACGAATGCCTGCACCAGCAGACAGAGATGCGACGGAGAGGAAGTGGAGCGCCACCTGGAGTGTCCGATGAGCAGCTCGGTGCAGTTGTCTGCCATTGTCGACGACAAGTTGCTGACGCGGATTCTAGCGGGCCAGGCCGGTGTACCTTACCCAAAGACACTAGCCTTCCCTTACAAATCCTCTCTTACCTACGACACGGCGTTGTCGGGCATCACCGTCTTCCCGTTGTCCACAACAGCAGGGGTGGTTAACATTATTTCTGCTGCCATCACGAAGTTCCTTAAATCAGAGGAGATTGAAGTCTACGCAAAG atGGTAGTGAAACCGTCGGGACCTATGTGGTTCGGAAGCCAGAACGTGTCCGTCCATAGCAAAGGCAACCATGAATCTATCATCGGCGCCGCCGTGGAAATTCTACCGTTTCTGTCCGAGGGGGACGCCATACTGGTGGAGACGTTCTGTGAGCCTGTACAGAGGGTGCGGCCAATGAAAATCAGTTCTGTGAAAAATAAAG CCACCCGACCGCCTTCTCAGCTAAGTTTCCGTTTACGCGCCAACGTGTGTAGGAACCCGGATGATGAAGCCGTGATGACGTCG ATAACTTGTGGGGTTGGCAATGCATGTCAACCAATAAACGGGGACAACACCGTTGTACAGAGTCTGGAGGAGACCCTCAAAACGTGGGGTATTTCGGACTCTAGGGAACGCCAGAGCGTGTACGATGACATAAAGCACAAATCAGAGGCAACACTGAACGCTATTATGAAATTTGAGGAGAATTTGCCATCGTGTATGAAGGGCACAGTTGGGGCGCAAACAGATCTCATTG GTATCGACTACGTCTTGACGCGTGATTCTGGGATGTTATCAGCTGTTCTCGTAGAAGTGAACTCCCATGACTGTACCATCAATAACCAAATATTTGAGTTCGTCAACCCTGCATCGTCGGGTGAAGCCGTTAGACTGCTGGTCAGGACGATGTTGACGAGATCATTAAGGTACATCATGAGAGGCAAGATCGTCTTGGTGATAGGTGCCGGTGGGGTCAGTAAACACTTCGTCTGGGAGGCCGCCAACGAATACGGTATTCAG GTGTATCTCATAGACACTGATGTAAACCACTTTGCCGCTCGACTGGTGAAAGAGTTCATTCGCATGGACATATCTGACCATACCCATGACGGCAAACACGCAAGCGCGATAGTAGATCTTATCCAGGGGAGGCAACTCACGATAGACGGGTGTGTCACTTTCTGGGAGGATTGTGTGCCCTTGACCGCCATGATCTGTGAGAAGCTGTCGCTCACAGGAGCGGGTGTCCAAGGTGCTATTAACGCCAAGACTAAATCTTTGACCCAAAAAGTGCTCTCTGGTAGAAATGCAGACATCCCGCATTGGCCCCGAACACATTTGTATGCGTCGAAGACAAGCCGAATCGAGAGTCACATGGATATTGAAAACGCTGTAAACATCATAGGTTTCCCGGCTGTCATGAAACTGGAATACGGGTCAAGTGCAGTAGCCGTGGAACTGGTGGAAAACGTCGACCAGTGTCACGACCATTTAGACAAAGTCCAGCGGGATCTGCAAACGGAGTCGGATCTCCCCGGGATCGGACTGGGCCACGGGAACGCTATGCTGCTCATGGAATATGTGGACGGAACCGAACACGACGTGGACATTATCATTTACCGCCGGAAATTGGTGGCCGCTTTCGTGTCCGACAACGGTCCGACAAATCTACCCAACTTCACGGAGACGTCGGCGGCCATGCCTACGTACCTGTCGCCAGGTAAACGAAACCAGTTGGTAGTGGCCGCCTACCAGTGCTGTACCGAGATTGGACTAGAAAACGGAACGTTTAACGTGGAGATGAAAATGACGCCAGCAGGGCCCAAATTACTGGAAATCAACGGAAGAATGGGCGGATTCTACCTGCGGGATTGGATAAAAACGTGCTACAAAGTTGACATCTTACTCTGTTCGTTTGCGATAGCGTGTGACGTCAGGCCTATTGGTACCACCCAAGACCCAACAACGCACATTTTAGGACTGATGTTGACACCGGGACATCACGCGCAGGCCTTAACGCCGGAAAAACTGGCATTTCTGAGAACACTGGACACCAACGGCGTCATACGCTTCAACCAGCTGGAAGAGTCGCCAGAACCCGAAGACTATGATGTTCCGTTCTGCAACATTGCCGTGCTGGCCTCAGATCGGGACCACGCCAAGACTAGGTTGATTGACATCGGGAAGTTGATCGGCATAGACTCTCAGACCGTGCCGATGTCGTATTGGTTTGAGGATTTTTGTAGTGATTCGTAA
- the LOC135477681 gene encoding carnosine synthase 1-like isoform X2, producing MTDSLKRKKHWSPVLPSPVIREHLAIQERALSYTSATGSYCSWSTEVNLGPPASSTKNIPAEDRHIRQYYEALQYTLYETGYPETVDRTANPRTEYTSRDPAIVILSSPVECMCFLLEGGRQCPGDMILVMSTTWLSKAPSDDRCGHSDSHTLYVHKGITSDRAGNTFIDCFDPPRRVTYFMDFFTNACTSRQRCDGEEVERHLECPMSSSVQLSAIVDDKLLTRILAGQAGVPYPKTLAFPYKSSLTYDTALSGITVFPLSTTAGVVNIISAAITKFLKSEEIEVYAKMVVKPSGPMWFGSQNVSVHSKGNHESIIGAAVEILPFLSEGDAILVETFCEPVQRVRPMKISSVKNKATRPPSQLSFRLRANVCRNPDDEAVMTSITCGVGNACQPINGDNTVVQSLEETLKTWGISDSRERQSVYDDIKHKSEATLNAIMKFEENLPSCMKGTVGAQTDLIGIDYVLTRDSGMLSAVLVEVNSHDCTINNQIFEFVNPASSGEAVRLLVRTMLTRSLRYIMRGKIVLVIGAGGVSKHFVWEAANEYGIQVYLIDTDVNHFAARLVKEFIRMDISDHTHDGKHASAIVDLIQGRQLTIDGCVTFWEDCVPLTAMICEKLSLTGAGVQGAINAKTKSLTQKVLSGRNADIPHWPRTHLYASKTSRIESHMDIENAVNIIGFPAVMKLEYGSSAVAVELVENVDQCHDHLDKVQRDLQTESDLPGIGLGHGNAMLLMEYVDGTEHDVDIIIYRRKLVAAFVSDNGPTNLPNFTETSAAMPTYLSPGKRNQLVVAAYQCCTEIGLENGTFNVEMKMTPAGPKLLEINGRMGGFYLRDWIKTCYKVDILLCSFAIACDVRPIGTTQDPTTHILGLMLTPGHHAQALTPEKLAFLRTLDTNGVIRFNQLEESPEPEDYDVPFCNIAVLASDRDHAKTRLIDIGKLIGIDSQTVPMSYWFEDFCSDS from the exons ATGACAGACTCgctaaagagaaaaaaacactggTCACCGGTTTTACCATCGCCCGTAATTAGAGAACATCTG GCGATCCAGGAGAGGGCACTAAGCTACACATCTGCCACTGGCTCATACTGCAGTTGGAGCACTGAAGTGAACCTGGGGCCTCCGGCATCGTCCACCAAAAACATCCCAGCCGAGGACAGGCATATCAGACAGTACTACGAAGCCCTACAGTACACTCTGTACGAGACTGGATACCCGGAGACCGTGGACAGGACGGCAAACCCCCGTACGGAATACACCTCGAGAGACCCCGCTATTGTCATTCTCTCTTCCCCAGTGGAATGTATGTGTTTTCTGCTGGAGGGCGGGCGTCAATGTCCCGGCGACATGATCCTAGTAATGTCCACGACTTGGCTCTCCAAGGCCCCATCTGACGATCGCTGTGGTCACAGCGACTCCCACACGCTCTACGTCCACAAAGGTATCACCAGTGACAGGGCAGGCAATACTTTCATCGACTGTTTCGACCCTCCAAGACGCGTCACTTATTTCATGGACTTTTTCACGAATGCCTGCACCAGCAGACAGAGATGCGACGGAGAGGAAGTGGAGCGCCACCTGGAGTGTCCGATGAGCAGCTCGGTGCAGTTGTCTGCCATTGTCGACGACAAGTTGCTGACGCGGATTCTAGCGGGCCAGGCCGGTGTACCTTACCCAAAGACACTAGCCTTCCCTTACAAATCCTCTCTTACCTACGACACGGCGTTGTCGGGCATCACCGTCTTCCCGTTGTCCACAACAGCAGGGGTGGTTAACATTATTTCTGCTGCCATCACGAAGTTCCTTAAATCAGAGGAGATTGAAGTCTACGCAAAG atGGTAGTGAAACCGTCGGGACCTATGTGGTTCGGAAGCCAGAACGTGTCCGTCCATAGCAAAGGCAACCATGAATCTATCATCGGCGCCGCCGTGGAAATTCTACCGTTTCTGTCCGAGGGGGACGCCATACTGGTGGAGACGTTCTGTGAGCCTGTACAGAGGGTGCGGCCAATGAAAATCAGTTCTGTGAAAAATAAAG CCACCCGACCGCCTTCTCAGCTAAGTTTCCGTTTACGCGCCAACGTGTGTAGGAACCCGGATGATGAAGCCGTGATGACGTCG ATAACTTGTGGGGTTGGCAATGCATGTCAACCAATAAACGGGGACAACACCGTTGTACAGAGTCTGGAGGAGACCCTCAAAACGTGGGGTATTTCGGACTCTAGGGAACGCCAGAGCGTGTACGATGACATAAAGCACAAATCAGAGGCAACACTGAACGCTATTATGAAATTTGAGGAGAATTTGCCATCGTGTATGAAGGGCACAGTTGGGGCGCAAACAGATCTCATTG GTATCGACTACGTCTTGACGCGTGATTCTGGGATGTTATCAGCTGTTCTCGTAGAAGTGAACTCCCATGACTGTACCATCAATAACCAAATATTTGAGTTCGTCAACCCTGCATCGTCGGGTGAAGCCGTTAGACTGCTGGTCAGGACGATGTTGACGAGATCATTAAGGTACATCATGAGAGGCAAGATCGTCTTGGTGATAGGTGCCGGTGGGGTCAGTAAACACTTCGTCTGGGAGGCCGCCAACGAATACGGTATTCAG GTGTATCTCATAGACACTGATGTAAACCACTTTGCCGCTCGACTGGTGAAAGAGTTCATTCGCATGGACATATCTGACCATACCCATGACGGCAAACACGCAAGCGCGATAGTAGATCTTATCCAGGGGAGGCAACTCACGATAGACGGGTGTGTCACTTTCTGGGAGGATTGTGTGCCCTTGACCGCCATGATCTGTGAGAAGCTGTCGCTCACAGGAGCGGGTGTCCAAGGTGCTATTAACGCCAAGACTAAATCTTTGACCCAAAAAGTGCTCTCTGGTAGAAATGCAGACATCCCGCATTGGCCCCGAACACATTTGTATGCGTCGAAGACAAGCCGAATCGAGAGTCACATGGATATTGAAAACGCTGTAAACATCATAGGTTTCCCGGCTGTCATGAAACTGGAATACGGGTCAAGTGCAGTAGCCGTGGAACTGGTGGAAAACGTCGACCAGTGTCACGACCATTTAGACAAAGTCCAGCGGGATCTGCAAACGGAGTCGGATCTCCCCGGGATCGGACTGGGCCACGGGAACGCTATGCTGCTCATGGAATATGTGGACGGAACCGAACACGACGTGGACATTATCATTTACCGCCGGAAATTGGTGGCCGCTTTCGTGTCCGACAACGGTCCGACAAATCTACCCAACTTCACGGAGACGTCGGCGGCCATGCCTACGTACCTGTCGCCAGGTAAACGAAACCAGTTGGTAGTGGCCGCCTACCAGTGCTGTACCGAGATTGGACTAGAAAACGGAACGTTTAACGTGGAGATGAAAATGACGCCAGCAGGGCCCAAATTACTGGAAATCAACGGAAGAATGGGCGGATTCTACCTGCGGGATTGGATAAAAACGTGCTACAAAGTTGACATCTTACTCTGTTCGTTTGCGATAGCGTGTGACGTCAGGCCTATTGGTACCACCCAAGACCCAACAACGCACATTTTAGGACTGATGTTGACACCGGGACATCACGCGCAGGCCTTAACGCCGGAAAAACTGGCATTTCTGAGAACACTGGACACCAACGGCGTCATACGCTTCAACCAGCTGGAAGAGTCGCCAGAACCCGAAGACTATGATGTTCCGTTCTGCAACATTGCCGTGCTGGCCTCAGATCGGGACCACGCCAAGACTAGGTTGATTGACATCGGGAAGTTGATCGGCATAGACTCTCAGACCGTGCCGATGTCGTATTGGTTTGAGGATTTTTGTAGTGATTCGTAA